One window of Gilliamella sp. B3022 genomic DNA carries:
- the rpsT gene encoding 30S ribosomal protein S20 codes for MANIKSAKKRAVQSEKRRKHNASNRSMMRTYIKKVYAAVAAGDKQTAEVAFKDMQAVVDRQAARGLIHKNKAARHKANLIKQIKALA; via the coding sequence TTGGCTAATATCAAATCAGCTAAGAAACGTGCGGTTCAATCCGAAAAACGCCGTAAACATAATGCTAGTAACCGTTCAATGATGCGTACTTATATTAAAAAAGTTTACGCAGCTGTTGCAGCTGGTGATAAACAAACAGCTGAAGTGGCATTCAAAGACATGCAAGCAGTTGTTGATCGTCAAGCGGCTCGTGGCTTAATCCACAAAAATAAAGCTGCACGCCATAAAGCGAATTTAATTAAGCAGATTAAAGCATTGGCTTAA